A single region of the Vibrio cyclitrophicus genome encodes:
- a CDS encoding ribosome-associated protein, which yields MARKNQKAPWEPEEEIIWVSKTEMKTDMDALQKLGEELVGLKPSVLDKFPLSEDLAQAIKDAQRFKNEAKRRQLQYIGKVMRNVDPEPIQAALDKVRNKHSQATAELHKLEQLRDRVVAEGDAAISDVMDMYPEADRQRLRQLARQANKEKAANKPAKSSREIFQILKELKLGD from the coding sequence ATGGCTCGCAAAAACCAAAAAGCCCCATGGGAACCAGAAGAAGAAATCATCTGGGTAAGTAAGACAGAAATGAAAACGGACATGGATGCCCTGCAAAAGCTGGGAGAAGAGCTTGTTGGTCTAAAGCCTTCTGTATTAGACAAATTTCCGCTGTCTGAAGATTTGGCACAAGCGATTAAAGATGCACAACGCTTTAAAAATGAAGCGAAGCGTCGTCAACTTCAATACATTGGTAAGGTAATGCGCAATGTCGATCCTGAGCCAATTCAAGCGGCTTTGGATAAAGTACGTAACAAACACTCACAAGCAACAGCTGAACTACATAAGCTTGAGCAACTGCGTGACCGTGTTGTAGCTGAAGGCGATGCTGCCATTTCAGACGTGATGGATATGTACCCTGAAGCAGACCGTCAACGTCTTCGTCAGCTCGCTCGTCAAGCTAACAAAGAGAAAGCGGCAAATAAACCTGCTAAGTCTTCTCGTGAAATCTTCCAAATCTTAAAAGAGCTAAAGCTAGGCGACTAA
- the thiQ gene encoding thiamine ABC transporter ATP-binding protein — MLVMKDVDYHYHQELFRFDFQAEQGDIVALMGPSGAGKSTLLALVAGFIEPTSGEISMAGQSLIGKEAHQRPLAMLFQEHNLFAHLTVRENIGLGLHPGLKLTATQKLEVEQAAAQVGVAEYLDRLPEHLSGGQRQRVALARCFVQPHDIWLLDEPFSALDPLLREEMLSLVKRLAAERNITVLMVTHHLGDARSIANKFVFVALGKVLVEDSIDALTVEHPQGELSSFVRAGE; from the coding sequence ATGTTAGTGATGAAAGATGTGGATTACCACTATCACCAAGAGTTGTTTCGTTTTGATTTCCAAGCAGAGCAGGGCGATATTGTTGCTCTGATGGGACCAAGTGGTGCGGGTAAATCAACGCTGCTTGCATTGGTTGCTGGGTTTATTGAGCCGACATCGGGTGAGATCTCGATGGCAGGGCAATCTCTGATTGGCAAAGAAGCACATCAACGTCCGCTGGCGATGTTGTTCCAAGAACACAATCTATTTGCTCACCTCACGGTGCGTGAAAATATTGGTTTAGGGCTGCATCCAGGTTTAAAGCTTACCGCAACCCAAAAGCTCGAAGTTGAGCAAGCAGCTGCACAAGTTGGGGTCGCGGAGTATTTGGATAGATTGCCTGAGCATTTATCGGGGGGGCAACGTCAGCGTGTTGCGCTAGCTCGATGTTTTGTACAGCCGCATGATATTTGGCTGCTTGATGAGCCCTTTTCAGCGCTTGATCCTTTGCTTCGTGAAGAGATGCTGAGCTTAGTTAAGCGATTAGCAGCAGAGCGAAACATTACTGTTTTGATGGTGACGCATCACTTAGGCGATGCGCGCAGTATCGCGAACAAGTTTGTGTTTGTGGCATTGGGTAAGGTTTTAGTCGAAGACTCGATTGATGCGCTAACTGTCGAGCATCCACAAGGCGAATTGAGTTCATTTGTTCGAGCCGGAGAATAA
- the thiP gene encoding thiamine/thiamine pyrophosphate ABC transporter permease ThiP, which produces MIKKTPKVGIWVAILITAFVVSAVGALLSNAPSLDISQVWSDPYYWHVTKFSFYQATFSTVLSVGFAIPIAHALCRRQFFGRALLLRLFASTLVLPVLVGVFGLLAIYGNSGWLAKFLANFDIELPFSIYGLNGILLAHVFFNLPYASRLLLQALDTVPAEQHKLCAHLGMSHWNKFKWVEWPRLRQQLPHVCGLVFMLCFTSFATVMALGGGPKSTTIELAIYQAIKFDFDLQAGALLAIWQMLLCGVLAVSIQRLSKPISVTASQLSEEKYLVKDSWWSKAWDSFWIIIVSMLVLPPLAMVILSGINSQAFTVLSSEPFWAALMTSVRVASLASIIAVGIGIAILLTSRAWRLQNKNFRSDKIELIGTIILVTPGLVISTGLFLLLRSFTDVFSLAFFIVIAVNSLMALPYVIKTLAQPMLHLSLQYQYVCASLGMTGFTRFRLVEWRALRKPMAQAFSISFMLAMGDLSAIALFGSQDFRTLPLYLFQLLGSYQMEAAAVVSVSLLLLSVGSFSLIEFLFTRTSNLHAKDLRNR; this is translated from the coding sequence ATGATAAAGAAAACACCTAAGGTTGGGATTTGGGTTGCGATACTCATTACCGCCTTCGTGGTTTCAGCAGTTGGGGCATTGCTTAGCAATGCCCCTTCTCTTGATATCAGCCAAGTATGGTCAGATCCCTACTATTGGCATGTAACGAAATTCAGCTTTTATCAAGCGACATTCTCAACGGTGCTGAGTGTTGGCTTTGCTATACCTATTGCTCATGCGCTGTGTCGTAGGCAATTTTTTGGACGCGCTTTGTTGTTAAGGCTGTTCGCGTCGACCTTAGTCCTGCCCGTGTTAGTCGGTGTATTTGGCTTGCTGGCTATCTATGGCAATAGTGGTTGGTTAGCTAAGTTTTTGGCGAACTTCGATATTGAACTGCCATTCTCAATCTATGGATTGAATGGCATTTTGCTGGCGCACGTTTTCTTTAACTTGCCTTATGCCAGTCGCTTACTTTTACAAGCCTTAGATACGGTGCCTGCCGAGCAACACAAGCTATGTGCTCATTTAGGTATGAGTCATTGGAATAAATTTAAATGGGTTGAATGGCCTCGTTTACGGCAACAACTGCCACATGTTTGTGGTTTGGTCTTCATGTTGTGCTTCACCAGCTTTGCAACCGTGATGGCGCTAGGTGGTGGCCCGAAATCAACTACCATTGAGCTAGCCATCTATCAAGCAATCAAATTCGACTTTGACCTGCAAGCTGGCGCGTTACTCGCGATATGGCAAATGCTGTTATGTGGCGTATTAGCTGTGAGTATTCAGCGTTTGTCTAAGCCTATATCTGTGACGGCTAGTCAGCTGTCGGAAGAGAAGTATTTGGTTAAGGACAGCTGGTGGTCAAAAGCTTGGGATAGCTTTTGGATCATCATAGTCTCAATGCTGGTATTACCGCCATTAGCCATGGTTATTTTAAGTGGTATTAACTCTCAGGCGTTCACTGTACTGAGCAGTGAGCCATTTTGGGCAGCGTTAATGACCTCGGTTCGTGTTGCTTCCCTCGCAAGTATTATCGCCGTTGGTATTGGTATCGCGATCCTGCTAACCAGTCGCGCATGGCGTTTGCAGAACAAGAACTTTAGATCAGATAAGATAGAGCTGATTGGCACTATCATCTTGGTGACGCCGGGCTTGGTGATAAGTACTGGCCTGTTCTTATTACTGCGCTCGTTTACCGATGTGTTCAGCTTGGCTTTCTTTATTGTGATTGCCGTAAACAGCTTGATGGCGCTGCCTTACGTGATTAAAACCTTGGCTCAACCTATGTTGCATCTTTCTCTGCAGTATCAGTATGTGTGTGCAAGCTTAGGAATGACAGGATTCACTCGCTTTAGGCTGGTAGAGTGGCGTGCGCTACGTAAACCAATGGCGCAGGCTTTCTCAATAAGCTTTATGCTTGCGATGGGAGATTTAAGTGCGATTGCCTTATTTGGTAGCCAAGACTTTAGAACATTACCTTTGTATCTATTCCAATTGCTAGGCAGCTATCAGATGGAAGCCGCAGCCGTTGTTTCGGTCAGTCTGCTGTTGTTGAGTGTGGGCAGCTTTAGTCTGATTGAATTTTTATTTACTCGAACCTCAAATCTCCATGCTAAAGACTTAAGGAACCGATGA
- a CDS encoding thiamine ABC transporter substrate binding subunit — protein MKFTLTTLAVTTAISFSAFAADNTLTVYTYDSFAADWGPRPAVEKAFEEKCGCDVNFVALEDGVSILNRLRLEGGNSKADILLGLDNNLMAEAKATGLLAEHNVDTSSVTLPNGWNDSTFVPYDFGYFAFVYNKEKLVNPPKSLKELVEQRDDLKVIYQDPRTSTPGQGMMLWMKSVYGDEATTAWKKLAQKTVTVTKGWSEAYSMFLEGESDLVLSYTTSPAYHIIAENDSKYAAASFEEGHYTQVEVAAKVKGSKNEKLADEFMAFILSDEFQSAMPTGNWMYPVTAVELPKGFEQLTVPQKALSFSSEEIAEKRKPWIREWQSALTF, from the coding sequence GTGAAATTCACATTAACTACCCTCGCTGTAACAACAGCTATCTCATTTTCTGCCTTTGCTGCAGACAACACTTTGACCGTATACACTTATGACTCTTTTGCTGCGGATTGGGGCCCTCGTCCTGCCGTCGAAAAAGCATTTGAAGAAAAGTGTGGCTGTGATGTGAATTTTGTCGCGCTAGAAGATGGCGTGTCTATCCTGAACCGTTTACGTCTTGAAGGCGGCAACAGCAAAGCTGATATCTTGCTAGGTCTCGACAATAATCTGATGGCTGAAGCGAAAGCGACGGGCTTATTGGCTGAGCATAATGTTGATACTTCATCAGTAACGCTTCCTAATGGTTGGAACGACAGCACTTTTGTACCCTATGACTTTGGCTACTTTGCTTTTGTTTACAACAAAGAGAAACTGGTAAACCCGCCGAAGAGCTTGAAAGAACTGGTTGAGCAGCGTGATGATTTAAAGGTTATTTACCAAGACCCTCGTACATCAACACCAGGCCAAGGCATGATGCTTTGGATGAAGTCGGTATACGGTGATGAAGCGACAACAGCATGGAAGAAGCTTGCTCAGAAAACAGTGACGGTAACCAAAGGCTGGTCTGAAGCTTACTCTATGTTCTTAGAAGGCGAGTCGGATTTAGTGTTGTCTTACACAACGTCTCCGGCTTACCACATTATTGCTGAGAACGATTCTAAGTACGCAGCAGCAAGCTTCGAAGAAGGACATTACACTCAGGTGGAAGTAGCCGCTAAGGTTAAAGGCAGCAAGAACGAAAAGCTGGCTGATGAATTTATGGCATTTATCTTAAGTGATGAGTTCCAATCGGCGATGCCAACGGGTAACTGGATGTACCCAGTAACGGCTGTCGAGTTACCAAAAGGCTTTGAGCAGTTAACAGTACCGCAGAAAGCGTTGAGCTTTAGCTCTGAAGAGATCGCTGAGAAGCGTAAGCCTTGGATTCGTGAATGGCAGAGTGCACTTACTTTTTAA
- a CDS encoding UbiX family flavin prenyltransferase — MTKHDKAITLAFTGASGAPYGLRLLECLLAADYQVYLLISSAARVVLATEHELKLPAGPDAAKQALVKHLDCDPEKLVVCGKDDWFSPVASGSAAPKQMVVCPCSAGSLASIAHGLSDNLIERAADVVMKERGQLLLVVRETPFSTLHLENMHKLSTMGVTIMPAAPGFYHQPKSIEDLVDFMVARILDHLSIEQGLVPRWGYDQRN; from the coding sequence ATGACAAAACACGATAAAGCGATAACTCTTGCTTTCACAGGCGCATCTGGTGCGCCTTATGGCCTGCGTTTACTTGAATGCCTTTTGGCGGCCGATTATCAGGTCTACTTGCTGATTTCATCGGCAGCGCGAGTGGTATTGGCGACCGAGCATGAACTTAAGTTACCTGCTGGGCCGGATGCGGCGAAACAAGCCTTGGTTAAGCATTTAGATTGCGACCCTGAAAAGCTGGTGGTGTGTGGCAAAGATGATTGGTTCTCACCGGTTGCCTCTGGTTCAGCAGCACCGAAGCAGATGGTGGTGTGCCCATGTTCTGCAGGAAGCTTGGCGTCAATTGCTCATGGCCTATCAGATAACCTGATCGAGCGAGCAGCAGACGTGGTTATGAAAGAGCGAGGCCAGCTGTTGTTGGTGGTTCGTGAGACGCCATTTTCTACGTTGCACTTAGAGAACATGCACAAACTCTCGACCATGGGCGTGACGATCATGCCTGCAGCTCCGGGTTTTTATCACCAACCTAAGTCGATCGAAGATCTGGTCGATTTTATGGTGGCGCGCATTCTGGATCATCTTAGTATCGAACAGGGTTTAGTGCCACGTTGGGGTTACGATCAACGTAATTGA
- the mpl gene encoding UDP-N-acetylmuramate:L-alanyl-gamma-D-glutamyl-meso-diaminopimelate ligase: protein MHIHILGICGTFMGGAAVLARQLGHKVTGSDANVYPPMSTLLESQGIEIIEGFDPSQLEPRPDLVVIGNAMSRGNPCVEYVLDNNLRYTSGPQWLQEFLLHDRWVLAVSGTHGKTTTSSMLAWILEDCGYAPGFLVGGVLGNFGISARLGESMFFVVEADEYDSAFFDKRSKFVHYHPRTLVVNNLEFDHADIFDDLEAIKRQFHHLIRTVPSNGRIFSPKQDAAIQDVLSRGCWSETESSGELGDWDAKKLVKDGSKFEVYFQGEFVGTVDWDLVGDHNVNNALMAIAAARHVGVTPDLACESLATFINTKRRLEFKGEVAGVSVYDDFAHHPTAIELTLGGLRNKVDKKKIIAVLEPRSATMKRGVHKETLADSLKQADSTYLFQPDNIDWSVQDVADACHQPAHVSDDMDAFVAKIVSEAQAGDQILVMSNGGFGGIHQKLLDALALKG from the coding sequence ATGCATATTCATATCTTAGGAATTTGTGGCACCTTCATGGGTGGTGCTGCGGTATTGGCTCGTCAATTAGGTCACAAGGTTACGGGTAGTGACGCGAATGTTTACCCTCCAATGAGCACGCTGTTGGAATCTCAAGGGATTGAAATTATTGAAGGGTTCGACCCGAGCCAATTAGAACCAAGGCCGGACCTAGTGGTTATCGGCAATGCGATGAGCCGTGGTAATCCGTGCGTTGAGTATGTATTGGATAATAACCTTAGATACACATCTGGCCCGCAATGGTTGCAAGAATTCCTACTGCATGACCGTTGGGTTCTGGCGGTGTCGGGTACGCATGGCAAAACTACGACATCAAGTATGTTGGCTTGGATCTTAGAAGATTGTGGTTATGCGCCAGGCTTCTTAGTGGGTGGCGTATTGGGTAACTTTGGTATATCGGCTCGCCTTGGTGAAAGTATGTTCTTCGTGGTGGAAGCCGACGAATACGACAGTGCTTTTTTCGATAAGCGATCTAAGTTTGTTCATTACCACCCAAGAACCTTGGTGGTGAATAATCTAGAGTTCGATCATGCTGACATTTTCGATGATCTTGAAGCGATTAAGCGTCAGTTTCATCATTTGATACGTACAGTACCAAGCAACGGTCGTATTTTCTCTCCTAAACAAGATGCGGCTATTCAAGATGTTCTATCTCGTGGTTGCTGGAGTGAAACTGAGTCGAGTGGTGAACTTGGTGATTGGGATGCCAAGAAATTAGTTAAAGACGGCTCTAAATTTGAGGTGTACTTCCAAGGCGAATTTGTTGGAACGGTAGACTGGGATTTGGTAGGCGACCACAACGTAAATAATGCTTTGATGGCGATAGCTGCAGCACGACACGTGGGCGTGACACCAGATCTAGCTTGTGAATCGTTAGCTACCTTTATTAATACTAAGCGTCGTTTGGAGTTTAAAGGCGAGGTGGCTGGTGTGTCTGTTTATGACGATTTTGCTCATCATCCAACGGCGATTGAACTTACTCTGGGCGGATTACGTAATAAGGTCGACAAGAAAAAAATTATTGCCGTTTTAGAGCCTCGTTCTGCCACTATGAAGCGTGGTGTGCACAAAGAAACCTTAGCTGATTCGCTTAAACAAGCGGATTCCACTTACTTATTCCAACCAGATAACATTGATTGGTCTGTACAAGATGTTGCGGATGCTTGTCATCAACCCGCGCACGTAAGTGATGATATGGATGCATTCGTTGCTAAAATTGTCTCAGAGGCACAAGCGGGTGACCAAATCTTGGTAATGAGTAATGGTGGCTTTGGCGGTATTCACCAGAAATTGTTGGATGCGTTAGCCCTTAAAGGTTAA
- the fbp gene encoding class 1 fructose-bisphosphatase, with the protein MSEMRTLGEFIVAKQNDFPHASGDLSSLLSSIRLAAKIVNREINKAGLVDITGAVGTDNVQGEEQQKLDLYANDKFKAALEARDQVCGVASEEEDEAVAFNKELNKNAKYVVLMDPLDGSSNIDVNVSVGTIFSIYRRVSPIGTPPTEEDFLQPGHKQVAAGYVIYGSSTMLVYTTGAGVNGFTYDPSLGTFCLSHENMMVPDEGKIYSINEGNYFRFPTGVKKYIKYCQEDEPSDNRPYTSRYIGSLVSDFHRNLLKGGIYLYPSTQSHPQGKLRLLYECNPIAFLMEQAGGIASDGVQRIMDIKPTELHQRVPFFVGSTSMVRKVEEFLELNRD; encoded by the coding sequence ATGTCTGAGATGCGCACCCTTGGTGAGTTCATTGTTGCAAAACAAAATGACTTTCCCCATGCAAGTGGTGATCTATCATCCCTTTTGTCATCAATTCGTCTTGCTGCAAAAATTGTTAACCGTGAAATCAACAAAGCAGGTCTTGTCGACATTACTGGCGCTGTTGGTACAGACAACGTTCAAGGTGAAGAGCAACAAAAGCTAGACCTTTACGCGAACGACAAATTTAAAGCAGCTCTAGAAGCTCGTGACCAGGTTTGTGGTGTAGCAAGTGAAGAAGAAGACGAAGCAGTTGCCTTCAATAAAGAGCTAAACAAAAATGCAAAATACGTTGTTTTGATGGATCCACTTGATGGATCTTCAAACATCGATGTGAATGTATCTGTTGGTACGATTTTCTCTATCTACCGTCGAGTATCACCGATTGGCACTCCACCAACAGAAGAAGATTTCCTACAACCTGGACACAAGCAAGTAGCCGCGGGTTACGTGATTTACGGTTCTTCAACCATGCTTGTTTACACGACAGGCGCTGGCGTAAATGGCTTCACCTACGACCCATCATTGGGTACTTTCTGTTTGTCTCATGAAAACATGATGGTCCCTGATGAAGGTAAGATTTACTCAATCAACGAAGGTAACTACTTCCGTTTCCCTACAGGTGTTAAAAAGTACATTAAGTACTGCCAAGAAGATGAGCCGAGTGACAACCGTCCTTACACCTCTCGCTACATTGGTTCTCTAGTATCTGATTTCCACCGTAACCTACTGAAAGGTGGCATCTACTTGTATCCAAGTACACAAAGTCACCCTCAAGGAAAACTGCGTCTGTTGTACGAGTGCAACCCAATTGCTTTCCTTATGGAGCAAGCGGGCGGTATCGCATCAGATGGTGTTCAACGCATCATGGATATCAAACCAACTGAGTTACACCAACGTGTGCCTTTCTTCGTTGGTTCAACAAGTATGGTACGTAAAGTAGAAGAGTTTCTTGAGCTTAACCGAGACTAG
- a CDS encoding gamma-glutamylcyclotransferase → MQHLVFVYGTLRQGQSNHHYLKGCDLLGRFDTPEEYALFDLGSYPAMIFGNKSVAGEVYIINDEILESLDRLEDAPVEYRREQIETIFGLAWVYLYQLDLTANKEILSGNWCKRDNPQ, encoded by the coding sequence ATGCAGCATCTTGTTTTTGTTTATGGAACGTTGAGGCAAGGTCAGTCCAATCACCACTATTTGAAGGGCTGCGATTTACTGGGGCGGTTTGATACACCTGAGGAGTACGCCCTTTTTGATTTAGGTTCCTATCCGGCGATGATTTTTGGAAATAAAAGTGTCGCTGGCGAGGTCTATATCATTAACGACGAAATTTTAGAGTCGCTCGACCGGCTAGAAGATGCTCCTGTGGAGTATCGTCGCGAGCAAATAGAGACTATATTTGGATTAGCATGGGTATATTTGTATCAGCTTGATCTAACAGCTAATAAAGAAATACTTTCGGGTAACTGGTGTAAGCGGGACAACCCTCAATAG